The following is a genomic window from Podarcis raffonei isolate rPodRaf1 chromosome 5, rPodRaf1.pri, whole genome shotgun sequence.
TAACACAGCAGGCTTTTAATTCCTCATTTTTCATAGACAATTTTGATGGTTGACATTAAACAATCTCCAGTGTTAActtaaaatttttaaaatatatatagcaAATATCTACTGCACAATTAAATGTCACACACAGGAATCTTGCTAATTATTTCCATGTGATCCCTAAATTAGGAGCTTGTTATCGACATGAAAAATATTTGGCAGTGTACTCCTAATAAACCTATTTGTTTAAACTGCATCCTTATTTGACTTATTTATCTTAAAACTATTCCCTGAAAGGGCTGGCACATGGAAGCTCGCTAATATGGTACAGTATTTGTCTAGTGGCTGCCTCTATGCAATGCCTCTGGAGAATTTTTCACCATGAGGCAGTTTTGTCTCCACTGTTGCTTCTGGACAACTTGTTTAATCAGCATTCAGCCTGATTTGTCTGCAGAGAGTTTAGGCAACACTGGCTATTAAATGAGCATTCAGCTTTATTTGTTTATGGGGAGATTAGACAATGCTGTgtcaagcaagtgttatcccacactttccagtacaCTTGCAATCCCTTCCTTATCGCAGAAAGTCCATTATTttagggaagtgggtttgttctgcaagagctccaaatcggCTTCATTTGTGCAACTTGAATCTGCAAGTTGTGCAAAAATAGCAGTAGTCTGGAAACGCCCCCATACCATCACCAAACAAACTTATCGGTGGTGTGGAGAATACTGAATGGGGGCATCTCCTCCTTTTATTGAACTGCTGTACCTGCATAGTTCTTCACTGGATGCAATTTCAAGCAGCCTCCATTTGGTACCTTTCCATGTGAAATAAACAGAACCTTAATAACTGAAAGATTTTTGTGGAGCAGCTACCTCTGTAGAACATGTTGAGATAGTTCTTGTCATGAATAGTTGTTGTCATCACTTTCACTGTCTTAAAGAACGTGATCTAGAAGAGGTTTTAAAAGCACTCCCTCATACATGTCTTTCACTGGTGTAGTTACTGCAGTTGTGGGATTTTAAGAATATGACATATAAAACATTTATACTTTTTGGAATTATTCGTATTGGCTGTAATAGTCAATAAATAGGAAATAGGAAAATGACTGGCCACCTTCTCTTAGATTGTGTTACTAGTGAGTTGTTAGGGTGTATAGCAACAATTGCTTTATCTATCTATTCAGTTCTGTTTTAGGAGTAAGTTATCCACAATTTTCCAAATTGCACGAACAGTAGGTAGAAGTGTAACTTGGCACACAGCTGCTCATTTGCATTGTGTGCTGTGCATTCAAGTCTATTTTATGCAAActcattttgtgtgtgcagtCTTCTGGATCATTGCTACCGTTTTCACAAGAGTCTTTACGTTCTTACTAGTATACCAACATGCTACTTCTGTTAATAAAattcatttcctgtcatggtttATATATCATTCATAAGTGTATATCTAGGTGACTTTGAATAAATGAAAGTAACATCATTACTCGCACACGATAACATCAATCCATTGTTACTAGGCCCCCAGAAATCGTCTTAGTTTGTTAGTTCTGCTTAGGAAAGCAGAATGATTTTTCAAAAGCGTAGTGGCAAGAACATTTTGTCAAATGGAAAAATCCCAGGCATACACTATTTTTACAGTGCTGTTGCTCCGTTCTTATGACTTGAAGATACTGTATAGGTTCATCAGAGTAGCTTTAATTGGCTGTTGCATGCTGTTTGTATCTAGTTTCTAACTGCTAGACCATTTTCACACAAGTTGCTAAAAAGTGCACCACTTGCACTGTCTGTGCGCTGTGTACCCATCATTAAATGAAAGGCAGAATGCAAAAGAAAAGTGGAATGCACTCTCTGTGTTGCAGAGCATTTTGAgcataaaacttccaatatcaAAATGTCCCTGCAACTCCTTGTACTTTCCCTTCTAGCTTGTATAATCTGTAAGCCCTTGGGAACAGTATGGTGCTCTGAGAACGTTCTCAATTttcacacccccacaccccaagGTTGTAATTCTTATTGAAACCAAAGTGCTTACCTCTTGCAGCTTGCAGTCCTGTAGAAAAGAGAGGTAAAGATCTTGTTAGCTTCTTAGAGTGCCAGCAAATGTAGGTAAGACAGAAAGGCTAAAAACAGTGATGATCCTGAAGTTGCAGACAGTGGCAGGTTCAGTGGAAGGGTGAGTTGCACTATATAGAGCCCTGTTGAAGATGATAGTCCATTATCATCTTGCTCACATGAGAGGAGGGTAGATAACACATTTGCTGTGAAAGACAGTTTTCATTCCAGCTGGGCTGTTCGGAAGGGGGGAGTTGCTGTGGTATTTATGAATATTCCAATGTTTCTCtagcactctctttctctctcactctgaACCTCTGCCTTTTACGCTGACTCTTTGGATCCCTCTGACCATTTTAGAGAGTTTGGAAAGCGTTgcagaaagggagaggaaatttGGTGTTGCAGACACAACAGGACATTTCAGAAGGGGATAATTCCATAATAGTGGGAGTGGGGGTGAGAAGGACGGCTGCCATAGAAACGGCTCTGTGATTCTAAGACCTCTCTTTGCTTCCAGTGGAGGAGGGTCTATAGGATGGTAGGGGGGGTACTTCTGAATGAGCCTTGCTGATAATGGGTTGTCAGTGGAAAGGGCTTAAGGCCCCTTATTCAGTTGAATGAGAGGGGGCTGTTTTTAGGACACATGCTATAGGGGTCTCAGTGTCCTGCCCTGTATAATTAGACTCCGTTCCACAGTGTGGAATAAAATTGAGGCCTTTATCCTGAGATGAACACAGCTGCATGCCCCCATTTATAAAGGAACGCTGTCTGCTTTCTTTCTAGGGACTGTGGCTCTTGTCTGGGACAGCAATATCTTCAGCTCTAGGGAGGAACAGAGTAGAAGACTTGTGAAGAGGGAGTGTTAATAACATTCCTTTCCACTTATGCTCACTGGGACTTTCTATTTGAGGCTTGTAAAAATACAAGGCTGTACAACAGCCTTGTGACACTGAGATTTATTATTAGCTTTATTTTACTGGTAGGGACCTGGAGGCTAAGTGACCTGCCTGGAACTCTCAGGAAGCCAGTGAGACTGCCTGAATAAGCCCAGGGTCTCTTTGCTCCTTTCCCATAGGTATTTGCACTGTTGCATCTACCAGCTGTCCTCTGTGACTATGCATTTCGCTCTGCAGATAAGCAAACTGGGTGTGTCACTGGAGTTCCATATGTACAGAGGCACAGTTGCATACATTACATTTGGAAATGCACACACTGGCATTGTATGTACTCATAAATATGTATTTGGAACGGTCTAACCATTTATGCTTCCTTTTTGTTATGGATATCTAAATTGTGCTAGGAGAGCATGAGTAGGGGAACCAATAATTTTGgccatgaaataaaataaaattcagcttGATGCTTGCCATCAGTGCCAGTTTTAGACCATTCATGCAATCTTTTTGTCTCTAAATATACCCTACTGGGTGCATTCGCAAGTAAGCCTTCTCAGCTACAAAGCTGAGCTCTGTAGCCTAGAAAGCAACCTTGTGTAGCTTATACCTGTATGATGTCTCCCAACTTTTTTCTTTAATTCCTGCTCTAGGCACCTCTGTAGACCTTGCCATAATCGTGAGAAAGCCAAGGGCTTGGGCAAGTATATTTGCCAGAAGTGCCACTTGATAATTGATGAACAGCCTCTGATGTTCAGGAATGATTCCTATCATCCAGATCACTTCAGCTGCACCCACTGCGGGTATGTCAACTCTCTTTCAGCTAGGACTCTGGAGCAAGTGAAAAGGCATAGAATGAGCAATTGTGGTGTCGTGCAAGGGACCTGAGCGATCTTAAGAATAAGCTTTGCTACATTTCTGCAGACTGACTAACAAGAATGCGGaagttcaaaaagcatttgaataataaaaaagaacccCAGAGGAACTGTAGTGATTGTGCTGAGCTGTAATAAACTTCGCCTTATACAATTCATTGTTCAGCTGGCACTATTCCTGACGGGTGTTAACATCCTTGGAAAGAGCCAGTTGTGAAGGCTCGTTGTTACAAAAGCAACGGCATTAGAACTTAGCAGCAGCTTGATGGGCCCTACAGTTTACAGTATTTTAGAATCCCTGCCATTTCTGATGGAGCCTGCTTATCTAAACAGATTTCAAACTGGATTCACAAAAACCAAGAACCTCATTATAAAATAGCTTTTTGTATGTTGCAATCATGTTGTTAATCAGCAGGCAAAGGAAGGATGTTTGTGTTTAATGTTTCCTTTTGAGAGCTTCTCTTTATCCCTATTTGTCAGGAGAATCCCTGGTTTATTTGGATGGAGTGACTATCAGCATGATAGTGTTGAGGACAAGCTTTTTCTGCTAAGGTCTTGATTATTCCTTCTGTTGTGTGCAGGAAGGAGCTGACAGCTGATGCCAGGGAGCTGAAGGGGGAGCTCTACTGCCTGCCTTGCCATGACAAGATGGGCATCCCAATCTGTGGGGCCTGTCGCAGGCCCATTGAGGGTCGAGTTGTCAATGCTCTGGGGAAACAATGGCATGTGGAGGTGAGAATTCTCCCGTTGTGCTACTTGCTCTGGGATTCATGTTACAGAGAGACTCCTGACACAGCCTGTGTTAATAAGTAGATGCTGCCACAGTTCCTTTGAAGCCATAGGAGCTGCATGCCATTGTTTCAGGTGGTTTATTCATTATTATTCTGTTTATTTAGATTTCTAGCCTATTCCCCAAAATATACTATTTAGGTATCAAAGCACATGTCAAACATATTACAAGTAATAAAGCCacatcccttcttcttcttttgcaaagcATTACATTTCAAAAAGATTTAGTGAGTCGTCAAAGAAAGGAGCTTCACAATTATGGGACAGTCATAATTTCTGTGTGccaaacaaatatataaaattgACACAAATATTAATTCCAGCAGGACAGTCTTAGTTTATCCATAGTTGAGAAAACAGTATCTTTAGTATGCTTTGGCAGTATATTAAATTACTCTATAGAGATTATAAGCAGGACCTTGCAGTGTGGCTGGGAGAAAATCAGAAGCCAGAGCTGATGCTGGAGGGTTGATATAATACACTCCAGTGACTAATCCCCATCAAGAGGCAAGCTGTGCTGAAACATCTGTCCACGAAATGCTGGTCAATCATATTCCTAAATGCTTTATACACTACTCAAACTATTATTAGGAGTCTATCTAAGGTGTGGTTCATATTTGCTGGCAAATATTTGCATACTACTTATTTTATCCAGGCACTTTTCTGGCACAAAACTGCCTGTAGCACAGACCCCTGGACTCTGACATGTCTTTTAACCTTCCAGCATTTTGTTTGTGCCAAATGTGAGAAGCCATTCCTGGGACACCGGCACTATGAGAAGAAAGGTCTGGCTTACTGCGAGACTCATTACAACCAGGTGAAATCTGTTCTTATTTGAACTCTGCACTCCCaaacccccactcccacccccccaaaatgaGCAAGCGATAAGAGGTTGTTTCCAAATGAGGGATTTAAGAAATCCCTGCTGTTTGAACTGAAATGCCTACAAATATGAGGCGTAAGGAATTTCAAACTTTTAATATCTTAAGAGATTCAGCTGAGTGAGGCTGCTAACCCCTAGCGGTAGCAACATGCAAATTTAAGGAACTTAAGCAACCTTAAtcataaataaacattatttaaattgaatagaatttttttttggggggagaaagccAGTGCCAAGAGTTCTCTAGCtggaaacttgggggggggggctgcacaaGATTGCTTTCTTTACAAATATATCTCCAGAGTTTTGTCTTTCAAAGGAAGCTATACCCAATACTGTAGCCTCTATCACTCAGGAAGTGGGGAACATGTCACAGTACATACCTATGCCCGTTTTTCTGTATCTCGCTGAGCTTCAGATACCATGCAGCCTCATCACTGTACGAGATTATGCATGCGCTGGAAGGCCAGTGTCAGAAGGAGCCAgttgagaggggagggaagacaaTGGGCTTCTGCCCATTAAGCAcacgggtgggggtggggctcatTGTCTCTTCCTACTTCTTTGCAGGGTcactcaaagttcttaaccttaccCTGCTTAACTTGTAGCTGTAAAGCTGCATTTGGAAATACTTGAGATAGGAGCATGTGCGAGGCTTTTATTCCACTTCAACAGTGTCATTAATTGCTGCACATTTCCTTTCTCTTACAAAAGTTAAAGAGAGACACATCCACTTTGGTGGGAGAAAGTAAATGCAGACTGTCCTACTGATGGCACTTTGCTAGCACTCCATGTAAGGCACTTAGCAAATCTGTAAGGGGAAGAAAACAGACAACTGGGTACACACCTGCAAATTGTCTTTGATGCCAGGTTGCACTGCACTCGGGATGGAATAAAGCAGACTATAACAAAATTGCTTGGAGGcagcatttaaaggtaaaggtaaaggtacccctgcccgtacgggccagtcttgacagactctggggttgtgcgcccatctcactcaagaggccgggggccagcgctgtccggagacacttccaggtcacgtggccagcgtgacaagctgcatctggcgagccagcgcagcacacggaaacgccgtttaccttcccgccagtaagcggtcctaAATGCAAGGCAGCATTTAGGGACAGCCCATTCCTGCCTCTTGCAGATCAAGTTTTTTTTCAAAGCACCAAACACCTGTGTTAACATTAATTCCTGAGGAAGTGAAACCCTGAGGAGAAAACACAATAGAAACcttgtgaagatgaaatggatTGCAGGCATGTTGCCCTCCAACAGATCCTCGGCCTGTCCCTTACGGATTAACAGATTCAGAATAAGCAATAGCCACTATTTTTTAAGTCCAGAAAACCCAGTACACATCCTCTCTTAGAAAGATATTTCTAGTCCCAAGGAtctgcattgttgtttttttagctcACATTTCCCCCCTGACAGGTATACGCTGCACACTACTGTGGTGTGCCATTCCTATCAAAGGGTGCAAAAAGCAGCCTTGGGAATGCAAGTTTGATTGTTGTGCAAATGTGTGAGAAAAGCTATTGAGGTGCCTGAAATGTGTAAAGTAATGTGGGGCACTATTGTAGAGGCACTAAATTAATCCATTGTTGGGACCAAGTTGTCTGATTTGATAAAAAGGGGCAGACAGACCCCCTCCATTAGTTTAAAAAAgctcattttgttttgcttttttgtttttctgcacaGCTCTTTGGAGATGTCTGCTATAACTGCAGCCATGTGATTGAGGGGGATGGTAAGTTTAAGCCTGTTTGTCAATGCAGCTGTTGCAGCCCTGCACGGACAAGGCCTCAGTGATTGATTTCCCCCCACATCTGTCCTTGCTCAATTTGGTACAGTTCTGCAGTTTGATAACCCACCCTTGTTTCATATTTTCCACTAGTGGTCTCTGCTCTCAACAAGGCTTGGTGTGTGAACTGCTTCGCTTGTTCCACCTGCAACATCAAACTCACATTGAAGTAAGTTGCCAGCAAAGGCTGTCCTGGGGGGGAAGGTAACATGACTCAGGGAGTTACTGCAGTCTGGCAGTGTTACATTGTGGTCAGAGTAACTGGCTCAAGTTTGGCAAGAGAAGCGTGTAAATCATAGGAGACACTCCTTGAAATCACTGAGAAAATATGTATACAAGTATACACTCAAACAAGTGTTCCATCACCAGCAAGTAGTTTGACATTTCTTTTTGGAACCAGATAGTCCAGACTGACACTCCTTATCTTGCAGTGTTCCTATGCTAGTCCTGTTGCACTTGCAACTAATGTGTGACGGGAACAGTGCCATAATTACTTTCAAGGAGGGGGCATGTCATGTCAACTTGCAAGGTGGAGGGCTCATTCATAAGATTTGCTTTCAGATAGTCACTTAAGCCTGCCAGTAGGGTCACAGTATGCATACCTGTAAGCAAATCTTCTATCAAGATAGGCTTTATTCCATTGTGTCGATTGGCTGGCCATGGCACTTGCTCACTACCCAATCTGCTTGTATTTTGATTTCCCAGTTTGTTGATTGACATGACAGGCCGGAGCTTGCTCCACCAGCAAATTTTGTTTTAGAAGAAgtgcctttcccccacccccaagcctgcTGCTTGAAGTAGCAGGCTGGAGCAAGTATCTAAGAAGATCTAGTCACAATTGAGCACACTTACCTGGAATTTCAAGCACTGAGTTTATGAGACATATTCATTTTATGAAAAGATGTGAAAAATGCAAGAAAAAGAAGCAAGCGTTAAACCGATACCCTTTCAGAAATCATGAAAAGTCCACACACTTTGATCCTAGCCTTTTCCGGAGCAGTcacgttttctttctttcttcagagaaagctctgattgggaTCCTTTGTATCTCAGACAGAGAACAGAAATGGACAAGGGAAGCAGTCTGCGTCCAGTACCTGGCAGGCAGTGGCTCCCCAGCCTCACTGGCAAATATATTTCTTTGTTTTACCCTTTTAAACCTGCGATGCTGAAGACTGGACGAGAGATCTTCTACTTGCATAGTTCTAACTCATTCATTTGGAACAGATTTTATATtggcaagtttttttaaaaaatgaaaggaatGTATACCACATACCTTACTCACTTAGATGTTAAGCCTCACATGACTTCCTAACTGAAAAGTAAATCCTTCTGTATTTCTTTGAAAGGAATAAGTTTGTGGAATTCGACATGAAGCCAGTGTGCAAGAAGTGCTATGAGAAATTCCCTTTGGAGCTGAAGAAGAGGCTGAAGAAGCTGTCTGAGTTGGCCTCCAAGAAAACTCACCCAAAAGCTCTGGACTTAAACTCCGCTTAAACAGGTCTGTACCCTCTGCTGACTGTATGCACCCTCACCAGCTACAGATCACAAAAggaacttttaaaaatggtttcaagGACTCAAGACAAACAAAAGCTCACCAGTTATATCTTGCACTCTGAATGTTTATTCTGCTCAGGTATAGTGTGTGTAGAGGCTGTCCTCCAGAAGAGAATGGTGGCAATATGCAATAATGCACTATGATTTTCCCTTTTGTATAAGTTGTGTATCATGTTCTCTCACTATTTGCCCATTTTGTTTTGAGATTCAGGTTCATGTTACACACTTACTTGAATTCTTCTGTcttcttcccccttctctctctctctctctctctctctctctctctctctctctgcttttataCCAAAATTAGCCTGGCCACACTGCAAGTGGGAACACAGGAAGGTTGGGTAGAAAAAGACTACTTAACCCTTTTCTTCcaaaaacagcacaaaaacacatttatttttcatttaacaTGCCTCTTGAACATTCTCTTAAAATTGCAATGGACTAATCAAAACCAAGTAATAATTTTCCTTGCAATTGTTAGTTAACTCATGTTAATAGTTTGACATTATTTAGCATAAGCCTGGATTGTTTTTATTATCTGGCTGACCTTTCCTGCTGTAGTAGCTAAGCTGCATAGGCCAGGATTGCATAATATAGAATCTGGATGGACCAAAGTACCTGAACTGTAAGCCTATCATTTTTGAAAGAGACTGTTCTTGGTGCCTGCATTTTTTAGATTTCTGAGcgtttagaccaggcttcctcaacctcagccctccagatgtttttggcctacaactcctatgatccctaactagcaggaccagtgatcagggatggtgggtagtctcaaaacatctggagggctgaggttgaggaagcctgatttagaccTCTCCTCCATATTAGCAAGCACTCTTTTTTTGTCTGTTGTGACAAAGTTTAAGTAAATCCCTGGAGTCTTAACCCAAACGTAGTCTTCCTACAATgtacattcatttcagtgaaagTGGGAAAGCAATCTTCTTAATGGTCTCTGAAGCTGGAGCTATTTATTACCTCAGCAAATACATGTTCCCAAACATAGTGGATCTCAGCAAAATACATATTCCAGGACACATCTGAAAACAGCTTTGTGTGCTTAATCCTTTTCTCCCAGCCACTTTTCTGTCATTTCCAGTCTTGGAGCTCAGGGTATGTGCCAGAGGAGAGGGATGGTAtggtgcagggagggagaggtTGCTGGGTATGGGGAAAGTGGCAGACAGTGGAAGTATGAAGCAGTCTTCCACCTGCCAGTTCTTCACTGTGTGCTCCTTCCCACCCTATCATTAGCAGTACCAGACCATGTGAGTTTGGGAGCCCTGTGTTTCTCCATAATTTTGTCATTTCAACCTAAGTTCTCCTCAAATTACACCATAGTATTTCCTTTCCTGTAATAGGAAGATAAACACTAGCACAGAACAAGACTGTTTAATATAGAAAAGCATAAATCTTACTTACGGTATTTACTACTATAACAATGTTAAGAATCCTGTATTGCTTCTACTGATGGGAGAGGACTGGTTTTTCTATCCTCTTCTCCCAAACTAGTCCTCAAATACCATTATTTATCTGCTACTTACTTACTAGCACTTAGTTTGTATTGTCACAACTAATAGCACAAGAGGATTGCCCATCTCTTGATTTGAGACTATCCTCCAAGCACAAATATAGAGGAACATGTTTCACAATGTAGGACATAATTTTCTTAGGTGTCTAGGATAAGTACTCCTAAATTTGGACTCACACTGAATTGGTTGTCAGTCTCATCCAGAGCCCTCTATGTGCTCCATTTAAAATGGTACACATGTATATGTGCTGTCATATTTAAATGGAGTTAAACACAGAACTTTGAGTCTATGTGGTTTGCCCACAACACTGAAATGAAAGTGATATCCCTTGTGAGTGGAGAAGTTGTGTGAGAGCATTGTGGTTCTCATTCTTACTAAGGCACTGTAGGAACAAGGCACAGGGTCTACTGTCAAGAAGTCAAAACACAATTCATGCAGAATCTTCCTCTGCAACATACCTAGACATAGGTGCCAATTCCCTGGGGCTCTGGGTGCcggagcacccacaaaattccccatgaaggggctggacacccacaaattttggggCCAGGgccatggcacccatggccccaaGCATCCATGGTTgaagggccaagctggcactcctgtacCTAGGGAACACAATTCTTATGCCTTAGACCAATGCTGGTTATGCCTTAAAATGGCATATATGTGACTAGTGGAGATGCATGTTTGAAAGTAAGTAAAGCAATGTAGATTTATGATACAGATTCCTGATCCAGCAAGTGATATGGATCCGCTTTAACGATTTTAATGTAGTGCTCCATAGAAAAACAGATTTTATTATACTATTCTTCCTAATACAAATATGCCAAGACTGGGTGCCATATCAGATAGGCTTTCAGGCCAGCTTTAACAGTGTAAGAAATCAGTGCTATCCTTTCAAAATGAAATGTTaggcaaatacattaaaacatgaaATTTGTGATGAATGGAAATGTCCTGTTAGAAAGATGGATTAGGGAGAGATATTTGAAATGCCATAGCTCAAATTAATCTTAGGAGACCTTCAGGAAAGTAATCACTGTGGTACAAATCTCCAGAGTTATCTAATATGAAGTATCAATTGTTTGCAGTTTTGTCACAATGTTCATCTTCTAAATACAGAACCTGTCcattgaaaaagaaacaaaattgatTGGCTGGGAAATAATTTACTTTTATTGGGGTAAGTAAATGGCTGTTTCAGGGCAGCCTAGTGAGAGTGATTAGAAGAGCTGAACCAAACCAGAAGCCTGAGTTTGTAAATATTTTGTGCCCCTTGAAAAAGGACCCCATCTTTGGGTTAAAATGGTGTACGTGTTGAGGTGGCGAGCAACATTGAACTTTTACAATGAAGTACTACAAAAAAGAAAGTATTGACTGGATGTGCAATGCAATGTGCATCCAGCAGTGAGTGTTGTCTGCTGGAATGTGTATTTGGGTGTGTACTGGAATGTGTAAGTCCAATATGAGTTCTTGTGTGACTGTAGCTTGAATGAATCTTCAGAGGGAGGGCACTACAGTCTCATTTGCTCTCGCTGTTGTCACCACAGAGTCTAATCAGACTGATTCCATGAAGACATATTGTTCACAATGTGGTTTCTCATTGCCACTCACTTGGTGAATGGAGGAAGAAGCTGCCTTGTTTAAAAATGGCACAGAAGCAGCACATCAGGGGAACCAGGGCTGTGAGCAAGCATGAAAAATGGCATGTAAAGGCCAAGCATTTACGCAGAGATGCTGTTGTGCATTGGTGTTATCAAATGTGTATATTTCTTATTAAAAtaagtaatggggggggggtggaaagtaAGGGTGGAGTTGCTTTTTTGCAACTGTTGAAAGCACATTTTACATCTTAACTACAAACAAGTATTAGTTTGTTACAGCTTTATTGACCAGTCTATGAGAAGCGACTTTTGCTCCATCAAGGCAATCTGAAAGTGCCAAAATTATAGGTAAATAGCAATTTAATTCATATTACGTATATTATCCTTCCAGTAATTGCACTGAATGTAGATTTAACTGCTTATAATATATTGTTATAATGATATAGTTTTTGTATTAACATATTTTATATCACTTGCTACTAAAAATGATTCATTTTGTATAAGATCCCATTCATACAATAATGCATGGCATCACACTTTTGTAAGACCTACGTAGTTTCCTGCCAGTATTTTGCTCCAGGATCTTGTAATTTCACTAGCAAAAGGGTGCATCCTCATGATTAAAATACTGTATTCCTCCATTTTACCATATACTCTTGAAATGACAACTCACTCTTCACagtaaagattattttaaaactgCACATCTTGGATTGCTTTTATTTGGTGCAAGAACTTGCTGCAGTAAGTTATTTTGCAAATGTTACTGAAATGTCATTAAGACGTCTAAGTAATGTAATAGTAAAGGTATAgcattgtaagctgctctggccaACAGGTGTTCTGCTGTAGTTACTGGACCATTTGTTTGGTCCTGATGGATCTACCAAATATTCAGCATAATATGGTTAAATGCCTGCCAGCTTTCACTAGTAAGGAAATGAAAGAAATGTTTTAAGATATATTGTATATATTCCAGAGTGTAATGTTGCATCTTTCTTCTGCAATGTGCAAATGTACGTATTTACATCTAATGTAATGCCCCATAGCTGTGAGACCCTTATCGTTAGAGGATTCCAGCTTTATTGTGGTGTCCAATTACTTGTGAATAATCAGTTTCTGTGACAAAATACAGTTCCAGCCCCAGGCCACTGTGTGGAGAAAGAGTAGCCCTCAAGAATACAGAAGCTGGTCATCTCCTTTAACTAAAGCAGAATGTTGATTTTACTGCTTAATGTATTTCACTGGAATTACAGCTGTTGTGCAGGAAGGATTCTTTCACCCAAGCTGTAGCCTTAAGCATTCTGACAACAGAGGACTGAGGTAAGCTGTTCAAGAGTTTGATTTATTCTTAGATATACATTTCTAGAAGAAAGTTGACAATATCACTCCCATTACTTTGCAATTCTCTTTAGAAAGTGGACACTCAAAATATTTTTAATCAAAAACTTCAAATTGGATTTACATGAAGAATTCAAAAATACAGTACAATCTTGACCCCAGGTCAGCATTCCCTGCCAGCAATGGATGCTGTGCATGGAATGTCTGGATGTTCTTTTTCAAAGGTCAAGTACTCTGAAAGGTGTGGCACTCATTTAGCTGCACAAAGTTACTGAAGCTCTAATCCCCCAATACCCAAGCAGGAAAAAACCTTCATTGCAAAACTGTGCACCTTCTCCTAAGCTGAACAAAGACTAACTATTGTGACT
Proteins encoded in this region:
- the LIMS2 gene encoding LIM and senescent cell antigen-like-containing domain protein 2 isoform X2, producing the protein MTGSNMSDALANAVCERCRARFDPTERIVNSNGELYHENCFVCAQCFRQFPDGLFYDFEGRKYCEHDFQMLFAPCCGECGEFIIGRVIKAMNNNWHPECFRCELCDVVLADLGFVKNAGRHLCRPCHNREKAKGLGKYICQKCHLIIDEQPLMFRNDSYHPDHFSCTHCGKELTADARELKGELYCLPCHDKMGIPICGACRRPIEGRVVNALGKQWHVEHFVCAKCEKPFLGHRHYEKKGLAYCETHYNQLFGDVCYNCSHVIEGDVVSALNKAWCVNCFACSTCNIKLTLKNKFVEFDMKPVCKKCYEKFPLELKKRLKKLSELASKKTHPKALDLNSA
- the LIMS2 gene encoding LIM and senescent cell antigen-like-containing domain protein 2 isoform X1, producing the protein MNSMAGVKLRGLASSKLYQRRQDRLSGTRSLWNDGKDRAAGIFSNMSDALANAVCERCRARFDPTERIVNSNGELYHENCFVCAQCFRQFPDGLFYDFEGRKYCEHDFQMLFAPCCGECGEFIIGRVIKAMNNNWHPECFRCELCDVVLADLGFVKNAGRHLCRPCHNREKAKGLGKYICQKCHLIIDEQPLMFRNDSYHPDHFSCTHCGKELTADARELKGELYCLPCHDKMGIPICGACRRPIEGRVVNALGKQWHVEHFVCAKCEKPFLGHRHYEKKGLAYCETHYNQLFGDVCYNCSHVIEGDVVSALNKAWCVNCFACSTCNIKLTLKNKFVEFDMKPVCKKCYEKFPLELKKRLKKLSELASKKTHPKALDLNSA